The Chondrinema litorale genome includes a window with the following:
- a CDS encoding oxidoreductase yields MSKTIFITGASRGFGKLWADAFLQRGDKVAVTARKLSDLDDLVEKYGENVLPIQLDVRDKQASSDAVDLIIEKFGNIDVLINNAGYGLFGTVEESTEEYARAQMETNFFGLLWVTQAVLPVMRAQKSGQIIQVSSLLGLTTMPMLGIYNASKFAIEGLSETLASEVAHLGIKVTIIEPNGYATDWAGASALQTSNNITDYNAVREGFAEASSDTDMYGIPEATVKPVLDLVDNENPPARLLLGRMGYHVMKDVYNKRQAEIDAWKEVSIAAHGH; encoded by the coding sequence GATGCATTTTTACAGAGAGGAGATAAAGTAGCGGTTACTGCTAGAAAACTTTCAGACTTAGATGACTTAGTTGAAAAATATGGTGAGAATGTATTACCCATTCAATTAGATGTAAGAGACAAGCAAGCCAGCTCAGATGCTGTTGACCTCATCATCGAAAAATTTGGAAACATCGATGTGCTTATCAATAATGCGGGTTACGGTTTGTTTGGCACAGTAGAAGAATCGACCGAAGAATATGCCAGAGCACAAATGGAAACTAACTTCTTTGGTTTATTATGGGTAACACAAGCTGTTTTACCAGTAATGAGAGCACAGAAAAGTGGTCAAATTATTCAAGTTTCAAGCTTACTTGGTCTTACGACTATGCCAATGCTTGGTATCTACAATGCTTCTAAATTTGCTATAGAAGGTTTAAGTGAAACACTCGCTAGCGAAGTTGCTCATCTGGGTATTAAAGTGACTATTATTGAGCCTAATGGTTATGCTACAGATTGGGCTGGTGCTTCTGCTTTGCAAACTTCTAACAACATTACCGACTACAACGCAGTAAGAGAAGGCTTTGCTGAGGCTTCATCAGATACAGATATGTATGGCATACCTGAAGCAACTGTAAAACCAGTATTAGATTTAGTTGATAATGAAAATCCTCCCGCAAGATTACTACTTGGTAGAATGGGTTACCATGTAATGAAGGATGTTTACAACAAAAGGCAAGCAGAAATTGATGCTTGGAAAGAAGTAAGCATTGCCGCTCACGGACATTAA
- a CDS encoding helix-turn-helix domain-containing protein — protein MRKVTHHKTLADLHRAYNWPAPEHPLFSIVNCTADCPLGDREFTSDCYLIGFKKLRAGVILYGRTKYDHSNGSMMFVKPRQIIEMKHLEFEETGFMILVHEDYLAGNELHNNIQKYSFFEYETNEALHLSPKEEDIIWELFNKITLEYNSNQDEYSREIIISHVASILMYSQRFYKRQFINRTDMSGKTVTKFNEALRAYFDAGYLISKGLPSVNALAQDLYVSPRYLSDLLKQETGKTAIDLIHISLIAEAKNMLRIENQNIAEVAYQLGFENTSYFTRLFKKQTGMKPLEFKKMQLN, from the coding sequence ATGCGCAAAGTAACCCATCATAAAACATTAGCAGATTTACATAGAGCTTATAACTGGCCTGCTCCCGAGCATCCGCTTTTTAGTATTGTAAACTGTACAGCGGATTGCCCTCTGGGAGATAGAGAGTTTACGAGTGATTGTTATTTGATAGGTTTTAAAAAATTGCGTGCAGGAGTAATCTTGTATGGTCGTACCAAATACGACCATAGCAATGGTTCTATGATGTTTGTTAAGCCCAGGCAAATTATAGAAATGAAGCATCTCGAGTTTGAAGAAACCGGATTTATGATACTCGTTCACGAGGATTATCTAGCTGGAAATGAGTTACATAACAACATACAGAAATACAGCTTTTTTGAATACGAAACCAATGAGGCATTGCATCTATCTCCAAAAGAAGAAGACATTATCTGGGAGTTATTCAACAAAATAACTTTGGAGTATAATAGCAATCAAGATGAATACAGCAGAGAAATTATTATTAGCCATGTAGCTTCTATTTTGATGTATTCGCAGCGGTTTTACAAAAGACAATTTATTAACCGGACAGATATGTCTGGTAAAACAGTTACAAAATTTAATGAAGCTTTGCGTGCTTATTTTGATGCCGGTTACCTTATTTCAAAAGGGCTTCCATCAGTAAATGCATTGGCACAAGATTTATATGTTTCTCCTAGATATTTGAGCGATTTGCTAAAGCAGGAAACTGGCAAAACCGCTATAGATTTAATCCATATATCACTAATTGCTGAAGCGAAAAATATGTTGCGAATTGAAAATCAAAACATAGCCGAAGTTGCTTACCAATTAGGTTTTGAAAACACCTCATATTTTACCCGACTGTTTAAAAAGCAAACTGGAATGAAACCCCTTGAATTCAAAAAAATGCAGTTGAATTAG
- a CDS encoding alpha/beta hydrolase, giving the protein MLKLILINFLLAFCLFSTTLFAQNVALQGKVIVDSLYSKNLENDYAENPTRAVSVYLPPNYDNSKERYPVIYYLHGFLNNHKLYPEMIEVLDFAIATHRIRPFILVVSDQQTTYDGSFYSNSELFGNWEDFTAFDLVKYTDDNYRTLANKDSRGITGHSMGGYGALKIAMHHPDIFSSVYALSPGALTVVREYGPNSNTYKELSKIKTTEELAKSYFPKVIVAFAKSWSPNPDNPPFYCDIPFEYKDDELVVHQDVLEKWYKNLPFYMVDENLENLQKLKAIKMDWGRNAGERFTIQCDMFSQKLENVGLTHFAEEYIGTHVSGIFTKDGRVPNQMLPFFDYYLKFEK; this is encoded by the coding sequence ATGTTGAAACTTATCCTTATTAACTTTTTACTAGCTTTTTGCCTGTTTAGTACTACCCTTTTTGCACAAAATGTAGCATTACAAGGAAAGGTAATTGTCGATTCGCTGTATTCTAAAAACCTCGAAAATGACTATGCAGAAAACCCTACTAGAGCTGTTTCGGTTTATCTCCCTCCCAATTATGATAATAGTAAAGAGCGCTATCCGGTAATTTATTATTTACATGGTTTTCTAAATAACCATAAGCTTTATCCAGAAATGATTGAGGTTTTGGATTTTGCCATTGCCACTCATAGAATCAGGCCATTTATTCTAGTGGTTTCAGATCAGCAGACTACTTACGATGGTAGCTTTTACAGCAATTCTGAGCTTTTCGGCAATTGGGAAGATTTTACTGCTTTCGATTTGGTAAAATACACAGATGATAACTACAGAACACTTGCTAATAAAGATAGTCGTGGCATTACTGGGCACAGTATGGGCGGTTATGGAGCTTTAAAAATTGCTATGCATCACCCAGATATTTTTAGTAGTGTGTATGCTTTAAGTCCGGGTGCGCTCACTGTGGTGCGAGAATATGGCCCAAATAGCAATACTTACAAAGAGCTTTCTAAAATTAAAACCACCGAAGAGTTGGCTAAATCTTATTTCCCAAAAGTGATTGTTGCATTTGCTAAATCGTGGTCGCCAAATCCAGATAATCCGCCTTTTTACTGCGATATTCCTTTCGAGTATAAAGATGATGAGCTTGTGGTTCACCAAGATGTTTTGGAGAAATGGTATAAAAACCTGCCTTTTTACATGGTAGATGAAAACTTGGAAAATCTACAAAAACTGAAAGCCATTAAAATGGATTGGGGTAGAAATGCTGGTGAGCGATTTACGATACAATGCGATATGTTTAGCCAGAAATTAGAAAATGTTGGGCTTACTCATTTTGCCGAAGAATACATAGGTACGCATGTGAGCGGTATTTTTACCAAAGATGGAAGAGTACCAAACCAGATGCTGCCTTTCTTCGATTATTATTTAAAGTTTGAGAAGTAA
- a CDS encoding LytR/AlgR family response regulator transcription factor, translating to MKILNCIAVDDEPLALGQVCKFIEQTHFLKLVGKFTNAIDALQTIHKDEIDLIFLDIQMPDLTGIELAKLLDWKKNMTGPRIIFTTAFNQFAIEGYKVDALDYLLKPFDYDDFLRAASKASAYAEKLSNNPAVNTKPDKDYLILKVEYQLVRIAFDDILYIEGLKDYVKVHVANNEQAILSLTSLKALEEKLPSERFLRIHRSYIVSLEKIRAVTKNSAQIGETTIPVSEQYKDPFLLFVNQWKE from the coding sequence ATGAAAATATTGAATTGCATAGCTGTAGATGATGAACCATTGGCATTAGGGCAGGTTTGCAAGTTTATAGAGCAAACTCACTTTTTAAAGCTGGTTGGCAAGTTTACCAATGCAATCGATGCTTTACAGACCATACATAAAGATGAAATCGATCTAATTTTTCTAGACATACAAATGCCAGATTTAACAGGTATCGAGTTAGCCAAATTGCTCGACTGGAAAAAGAACATGACTGGCCCTCGCATTATTTTTACTACTGCTTTTAATCAATTCGCAATTGAAGGTTACAAAGTAGATGCGCTAGACTATTTGCTCAAACCTTTTGATTACGATGATTTTTTAAGAGCAGCCAGCAAAGCCAGTGCTTATGCAGAAAAACTCAGTAACAATCCTGCTGTAAATACGAAACCAGATAAAGACTATCTGATATTAAAAGTGGAATATCAGTTAGTGAGAATTGCCTTTGATGATATTTTGTACATCGAAGGTTTAAAAGATTATGTAAAAGTACATGTGGCTAACAACGAACAAGCCATATTATCTCTCACCAGTTTAAAAGCACTAGAAGAAAAACTACCATCAGAGCGCTTTTTGCGCATCCATCGCTCATATATTGTTTCGCTAGAAAAAATTAGAGCTGTTACCAAAAACTCTGCTCAAATCGGAGAAACTACTATTCCGGTGAGTGAGCAATACAAAGACCCATTTCTCTTATTTGTAAATCAATGGAAAGAATGA
- a CDS encoding sensor histidine kinase — MPALFIRQFISPLIHILVWVFLAVMLLLFQPLFVEIELPVVFWIKQGLLFILWLGAFYFNYWFFIPRILFKGNIFWFVIAVLLLCIAVVILLFLLEVYLQVPKQVEEAIIPNFTSKRVFPPVNTLLLVFFTTFLVLGIGTCIAVVQKWQNDTHLHQQLEKDKISSELSFLKAQINPHFFFNTLNNIYILTSIDIETSRKALHKLSRMMRYVLYETQKEEVLLSQEIAFLEDYMTLMKLRLTDNVQIRFESPKAIKDVIVAPMLFLPFVENAFKHGVSAKEDSCIDIAICQQSKQLEMRVANTKFNEKRTILEESNGIGLVNTRRRLDLLYRDKYKLEVNELTTDNKFLVHLTIDLS; from the coding sequence ATGCCTGCATTATTTATTCGACAGTTTATTTCTCCGCTCATACACATATTGGTTTGGGTATTTTTGGCTGTGATGTTGTTGCTGTTTCAGCCACTTTTTGTAGAAATAGAATTGCCTGTTGTTTTCTGGATTAAACAAGGGCTTTTATTTATACTTTGGCTGGGAGCTTTCTATTTTAACTACTGGTTTTTTATACCCAGAATACTGTTTAAAGGCAACATATTTTGGTTTGTAATAGCAGTTTTGCTTTTATGTATTGCAGTGGTGATATTGCTTTTTTTGCTTGAAGTGTATTTACAAGTGCCTAAACAAGTTGAAGAAGCTATAATTCCAAATTTCACAAGTAAGCGTGTTTTCCCTCCGGTTAATACTTTGTTATTGGTTTTCTTTACAACTTTTTTAGTGTTGGGTATAGGCACTTGTATTGCGGTAGTTCAAAAATGGCAAAACGATACTCATTTACATCAACAATTAGAGAAAGACAAAATCAGCTCTGAACTCTCTTTTCTTAAAGCCCAGATTAATCCGCATTTCTTTTTTAATACACTCAATAACATTTACATACTCACCAGTATAGACATTGAAACATCTCGCAAAGCACTACATAAACTCTCGCGAATGATGCGCTATGTGTTGTATGAAACCCAAAAAGAAGAAGTATTGCTGAGCCAAGAAATTGCTTTTTTAGAAGATTACATGACTTTAATGAAGCTTCGTTTGACTGATAATGTGCAAATTCGGTTTGAATCGCCTAAAGCCATTAAAGATGTAATTGTAGCACCGATGCTGTTTTTGCCTTTTGTAGAGAATGCTTTTAAACATGGTGTAAGCGCCAAAGAAGATAGTTGTATCGACATTGCCATTTGCCAGCAGAGCAAGCAATTGGAGATGCGTGTTGCAAATACTAAATTTAATGAAAAGCGAACGATACTTGAAGAAAGCAATGGCATAGGTTTGGTAAATACCCGCCGCAGGTTGGATTTGTTATATCGCGATAAATATAAACTTGAGGTAAACGAGCTTACAACAGATAATAAGTTTTTGGTTCACTTAACTATTGATCTATCATGA
- a CDS encoding alpha/beta hydrolase, with the protein MKNRLNKVLGIALLVGLSSPISLFAQEKTFKVTVEEPENGSIKITPAIPEDGLVKEGTVLKIKTTPDVGFSSDGGYFYNPGEGMWTQYHETMKPEFEVVVDREKVLGASFIESDELEGFKVTNNVVYAKPGVKELKYDVFSPEGAKNLPGIVIIHGGGWSSNTEDIMRGMARELVKSKQYVVFSIDYRWIGQLDGDKEPNTMGDLIEDVYGAIAHIQEHAKKYGCDPTRIAVTGDSAGGHLSASAANMVDMIGDGGFGEKDGVYEYKPTYMPEGKTVAQVRKEIKDAIKVAAPSYGVFEGSFIKRFSKDITDGEIAAISPIESIPNIEERAVPQYLIRGTTDFLIKDEDVQRYADALEADGQTVKYVQVEGVGHAFFDWKPDATTKETFAKYGKPYIEDMKQFFDAVFYPGK; encoded by the coding sequence ATGAAGAACAGATTGAATAAAGTCTTGGGAATAGCACTTCTTGTAGGTTTGAGTTCCCCAATTTCCCTTTTTGCACAGGAAAAAACTTTTAAAGTTACTGTAGAAGAACCAGAAAATGGAAGTATTAAAATTACACCAGCCATTCCCGAAGATGGACTAGTGAAAGAAGGTACAGTGCTAAAAATTAAAACAACTCCTGATGTTGGCTTTAGCAGTGATGGAGGTTATTTCTACAATCCGGGTGAAGGCATGTGGACTCAGTACCATGAGACTATGAAACCAGAATTCGAAGTAGTAGTAGACAGAGAAAAAGTGTTGGGAGCTTCATTTATAGAATCTGATGAATTAGAAGGATTTAAAGTGACAAACAATGTGGTCTACGCCAAGCCGGGGGTAAAAGAATTAAAGTATGATGTGTTCTCACCAGAAGGTGCAAAGAATCTACCCGGAATCGTAATTATTCACGGCGGTGGCTGGTCTTCTAATACCGAAGATATTATGAGAGGTATGGCAAGAGAACTGGTTAAAAGCAAACAATATGTGGTTTTCAGCATCGATTACCGCTGGATTGGCCAACTAGATGGCGACAAAGAACCAAACACGATGGGCGATCTGATTGAAGATGTTTATGGTGCTATTGCTCACATTCAAGAACATGCGAAGAAATATGGCTGCGATCCTACAAGAATTGCTGTAACTGGCGATAGTGCTGGTGGCCATTTATCTGCTTCTGCTGCCAACATGGTAGATATGATTGGAGATGGTGGTTTTGGTGAAAAAGATGGTGTGTATGAGTATAAACCGACTTATATGCCAGAAGGTAAAACTGTTGCCCAAGTTCGTAAAGAAATTAAAGATGCAATTAAAGTGGCTGCACCAAGCTATGGTGTTTTTGAAGGTAGCTTCATCAAGAGGTTTAGTAAAGATATTACCGATGGAGAAATTGCTGCAATCTCTCCAATTGAAAGTATTCCTAACATAGAAGAGCGCGCAGTGCCGCAATATCTCATTCGTGGTACTACAGATTTTCTTATTAAAGATGAAGATGTACAAAGATATGCTGATGCTTTAGAAGCAGATGGTCAGACAGTAAAATATGTGCAAGTGGAAGGAGTAGGGCATGCTTTCTTCGATTGGAAACCAGATGCCACTACAAAAGAGACTTTTGCCAAATATGGTAAGCCTTACATAGAAGATATGAAGCAGTTTTTCGATGCGGTTTTCTATCCGGGCAAATAA